Proteins co-encoded in one Garra rufa chromosome 21, GarRuf1.0, whole genome shotgun sequence genomic window:
- the tmem179ab gene encoding transmembrane protein 179 produces MPMDNFIFAQCILYFLAFVFGFIAIVPLSENTEDFRGKCLLFTRGMWQNENITVSKQRFIIEEWGPQSSCSFITAVGIASLILSAVQAWRLLFFICKGHDDSIFNAFLNLLISTFVVFVVFLSSTIVSVGFNLWCDAITEGGSMPSSCEDLQDTDLELGLDNSAFYDQFAIAQFGLWAAWLTWLGITVMAFLKVYHNYRQEDLVDSLIHEKEFLLGRSSRRRSDVVDEKSGMI; encoded by the exons ATGCCTATGGATAATTTCATATTCGCGCAATGCATCCTTTATTTTTTAGCCTTCGTCTTTGGCTTTATAGCTATAGTACCTCTGTCGGAGAACACGGAGGATTTTCGGGGGAAATGTCTGCTTTTTACACGGGGGATGTGGCAGAATGAGAACATCACAGTGTCTAAGCAGCGCTTCATCATTGAGGAATGGGGACCACAGTCATCCTGCAGCTTCATCACCGCCGTCGGCATCGCGTCGCTCATCCTGTCTGCCGTACAAGCCTGGAGGCTGCTGTTCTTCATCTGCAAAGGCCACGATGA cTCAATCTTCAATGCCTTCCTAAACCTGCTCATCAGCACGTTCGTAGTGTTTGTTGTGTTCCTGTCCAGCACAATAGTCAGTGTGGGATTCAACCTATGGTGTGATGCCATCACAGAAGGAGGCAGTATGCCGAGCAG CTGTGAGGATCTCCAGGACACTGATCTTGAACTAGGGTTGGACAACTCTGCGTTTTACGACCAGTTTGCCATAGCACAG TTCGGGTTGTGGGCGGCCTGGCTGACTTGGCTGGGTATCACTGTCATGGCCTTTCTGAAAGTCTATCACAACTACCGTCAAGAGGATCTGGTCGACAGCTTGATCCACGAGAAAGAGTTCCTACTTGGACGCTCGTCACGCCGGCGCTCTGATGTGGTAGATGAGAAAAGCGGCATGATATGA
- the prph2la gene encoding photoreceptor outer segment membrane glycoprotein 2 → MAVLPIKFTKTKRDKLAQVLWVLNWISVLTGIILFSLGIFLKVEINKREDLMAEHLLQSVPNMLIAVGVIACMINFLGGKICYDCVDTNKFLRWKLVMLPYIICTFFFTLSVLVGALMCYSMHGQLEEALMLGLRDAIRYYKDTDTPGRCFLKRTVDLLQIQFQCCGNEGFRDWFQIQWVSNRYLDMSQREVVDRLRSNVEGKYLMDGVPFSCCNVNSPRPCIQYQVTNNSAHFNYDFQTEELNLWMRGCRQALLDYYTNIMHSVGLTVLIIWLFELSVLTGVRYLQTSLENVLRQGDPECESDGWLLENSFVETARSNLNIIKHLGKFNQINITNNGDPNIDKPSTAHYGPDNVPPKPLPAAS, encoded by the exons ATGGCTGTGTTGCCAATAAAATTCACTAAAACCAAGAGAGACAAGCTGGCCCAGGTTTTGTGGGTACTAAACTGGATATCCGTTCTAACAGGTATCATCCTCTTTAGCTTGGGCATCTTTCTAAAAGTTGAAATTAACAAGCGGGAGGATCTAATGGCTGAGCACCTGCTTCAATCTGTGCCAAACATGCTAATTGCTGTTGGAGTTATAGCCTGCATGATTAACTTTTTGGGAGGAAAGATCTGCTATGACTGTGTGGACACCAACAAGTTCTTACGCTGGAAGTTGGTGATGCTCCCGTACATCATTTGCACGTTTTTCTTCACTTTGAGCGTGCTCGTGGGCGCCTTGATGTGCTACAGCATGCACGGACAGCTGGAGGAAGCGCTAATGTTGGGGCTACGTGACGCTATACGTTACTATAAGGACACGGACACACCAGGCCGCTGCTTCCTGAAGCGCACAGTGGACCTGCTGCAGATCCAGTTTCAATGTTGTGGGAACGAGGGCTTCAGAGACTGGTTCCAGATCCAGTGGGTCAGCAATCGATATTTGGATATGTCTCAACGGGAAGTGGTAGA CCGTCTACGGAGCAACGTTGAGGGAAAATACTTAATGGACGGAGTTCCCTTCAGCTGCTGCAATGTCAATTCTCCTCGGCCGTGCATTCAGTACCAAGTCACCAATAACTCTGCCCACTTTAATTATGACTTCCAAACAGAGGAGCTCAACCTGTGGATGAGAGGATGTCGTCAGGCTCTGCTAGATTATTACACCAACATCATGCATTCTGTTGGCCTCACGGTTCTGATCATCTGGCTCTTTGAG CTCTCTGTGTTAACCGGGGTTCGTTACCTCCAAACATCTCTGGAGAACGTGCTGCGACAGGGAGACCCTGAGTGCGAGTCTGATGGGTGGCTCCTGGAGAACAGCTTTGTGGAGACGGCTCGCTCTAATCTCAACATTATCAAACACCTGGGCAAGTTCAATCAGATCAACATAACCAACAATGGAGATCCGAACATTGACAAACCATCTACAGCACACTACGGTCCAGACAATGTGCCTCCAAAGCCTCTTCCAGCGGCCAGTTAG